A genomic window from Vigna radiata var. radiata cultivar VC1973A chromosome 2, Vradiata_ver6, whole genome shotgun sequence includes:
- the LOC106756589 gene encoding uncharacterized protein LOC106756589 isoform X1, with the protein MEWVKMKECAREFMVGVAEMTVEFGKGCRDIVKQSLVNEDSFIVKNLGRDSYIGKRLRGPCAKLFDKLSFFNEYLPEDKDPLHAWSVIFFVFLLAFLALYVNFERDPDAPPVKQVFLHPPSASRVVLPDGRYMAYKEQGVSSHRARFSIIAPHSFLSSRLAGIPGVKDSLLEEFGIRLLTYDLPGFGESDPHPKRNLESSATDMAFLADALGVNKFWVVGYSSGSMHAWAALRYIPDRLAGAAMFAPMVNPYDPMMTKEERRRTWNKWTRRRKFLYFLARRFPRFLAFFYQRSFLSGKHGQIDKWLSLSLGNRDKALMEDPIYEEFWQRDVEESTRQRDVKPFVEEAALQVTNWGFSLSDLKLQKRKPTSELLSWLKSMFTETEEYTGFLGPIHIWQGMDDKVVPPSMTDFVHRVLPGAAVHKLPYEGHFTYIYFCHECHRQIFTTLFGTPQGPLSIPVNVNEATLEANIEQQAGVNDDEYATD; encoded by the exons ATGGAGTGGGTGAAAATGAAGGAGTGCGCGAGGGAGTTCATGGTTGGGGTGGCGGAGATGACGGTGGAGTTCGGAAAAGGTTGCAGAGACATAGTCAAGCAGAGTTTGGTCAATGAAGATTCATTTATTGTCAAAAACTTAGGGAGAGATTCCTACATTGGAAAAAGACTCAGAGGACCCTGTGCCAAGCTTTTCGACAAATTGAGCTTCTTCAACGAGTATTTGCCCGAGGATAAGGATCCTCTTCACGCTTGGTCCGTCATTTTCTTCGTTTTCCTTCTCGCCTTCTTAG cTTTGTATGTGAATTTTGAGCGTGATCCGGACGCGCCGCCGGTGAAGCAGGTGTTTCTGCATCCTCCCAGTGCTTCTCGTGTTGTGCTTCCTGACGGACGGTACATGGCGTATAAGGAGCAAGGTGTTTCGTCTCACAGAGCTAGGTTTTCCATCATTGCTCCTCATAGCTTTCTTTCCTCCCGGCTTGCAG GGATTCCGGGAGTTAAAGATTCTCTGCTGGAAGAGTTTGGTATTCGTTTGTTGACGTATGATCTTCCTGGTTTTGGTGAGAGTGATCCTCATCCCAAGCGGAACCTGGAATCCTCGGCAACAGATATGGCATTTTTGGCGGATGCTCTCGGTGTGAACAAGTTTTGGGTTGTTGGTTATTCAAGCGGGAGTATGCATGCTTGGGCTGCACTTAGATACATTCCTGATAGGCTTGCTG GTGCGGCCATGTTTGCTCCCATGGTGAACCCATATGATCCTATGATGACGAAGGAAGAGAGACGAAGAACTTGGAACAAATGGACACGGAGAAGAAAATTCTTGTACTTCTTAGCCCGGAGGTTTCCTAGATTTCTAGCCTTCTTCTATCAGCGAAGCTTCTTGTCTGGAAAGCATGGACAGATTGATAAGTGGCTGTCATTGTCTCTGGGAAATAGG GATAAAGCACTGATGGAAGATCCAATTTATGAGGAATTCTGGCAAAGGGATGTGGAGGAATCAACCAGACAAAGAGATGTGAAACCTTTTGTGGAGGAAGCTGCTTTGCAGGTTACAAATTGGGGTTTCAGCCTTTCAGACCTCAAGTTGCAGAAGAGGAAACCGACTAGTGAGTTACTCAGTTGGCTGAAATCAATGTTCACTGAAACTGAGGAATATACAGGATTTCTTGGCCCTATACATATATGGCAA GGAATGGATGATAAAGTGGTTCCCCCGTCAATGACTGATTTTGTGCACCGCGTGCTACCCGGAGCCGCTGTACATAAACTCCCATATGAAGGCCATTTCacttatatatacttttgtcATGAATGCCACCGGCAGATATTTACTACACTTTTCGGAACCCCACAAGGTCCACTCAGCATTCCTGTAAATGTAAATGAAGCCACCCTAGAAGCCAATATTGAACAGCAGGCAGGAGTAAACGATGATGAGTATGCTACAGACTAG
- the LOC106756589 gene encoding uncharacterized protein LOC106756589 isoform X2 has protein sequence MEWVKMKECAREFMVGVAEMTVEFGKGCRDIVKQSLVNEDSFIVKNLGRDSYIGKRLRGPCAKLFDKLSFFNEYLPEDKDPLHAWSVIFFVFLLAFLALYVNFERDPDAPPVKQVFLHPPSASRVVLPDGRYMAYKEQGVSSHRARFSIIAPHSFLSSRLAGIPGVKDSLLEEFGIRLLTYDLPGFGESDPHPKRNLESSATDMAFLADALGVNKFWVVGYSSGSMHAWAALRYIPDRLAGAAMFAPMVNPYDPMMTKEERRRTWNKWTRRRKFLYFLARRFPRFLAFFYQRSFLSGKHGQIDKWLSLSLGNRDKALMEDPIYEEFWQRDVEESTRQRDVKPFVEEAALQVTNWGFSLSDLKLQKRKPTSELLSWLKSMFTETEEYTGFLGPIHIWEWMIKWFPRQ, from the exons ATGGAGTGGGTGAAAATGAAGGAGTGCGCGAGGGAGTTCATGGTTGGGGTGGCGGAGATGACGGTGGAGTTCGGAAAAGGTTGCAGAGACATAGTCAAGCAGAGTTTGGTCAATGAAGATTCATTTATTGTCAAAAACTTAGGGAGAGATTCCTACATTGGAAAAAGACTCAGAGGACCCTGTGCCAAGCTTTTCGACAAATTGAGCTTCTTCAACGAGTATTTGCCCGAGGATAAGGATCCTCTTCACGCTTGGTCCGTCATTTTCTTCGTTTTCCTTCTCGCCTTCTTAG cTTTGTATGTGAATTTTGAGCGTGATCCGGACGCGCCGCCGGTGAAGCAGGTGTTTCTGCATCCTCCCAGTGCTTCTCGTGTTGTGCTTCCTGACGGACGGTACATGGCGTATAAGGAGCAAGGTGTTTCGTCTCACAGAGCTAGGTTTTCCATCATTGCTCCTCATAGCTTTCTTTCCTCCCGGCTTGCAG GGATTCCGGGAGTTAAAGATTCTCTGCTGGAAGAGTTTGGTATTCGTTTGTTGACGTATGATCTTCCTGGTTTTGGTGAGAGTGATCCTCATCCCAAGCGGAACCTGGAATCCTCGGCAACAGATATGGCATTTTTGGCGGATGCTCTCGGTGTGAACAAGTTTTGGGTTGTTGGTTATTCAAGCGGGAGTATGCATGCTTGGGCTGCACTTAGATACATTCCTGATAGGCTTGCTG GTGCGGCCATGTTTGCTCCCATGGTGAACCCATATGATCCTATGATGACGAAGGAAGAGAGACGAAGAACTTGGAACAAATGGACACGGAGAAGAAAATTCTTGTACTTCTTAGCCCGGAGGTTTCCTAGATTTCTAGCCTTCTTCTATCAGCGAAGCTTCTTGTCTGGAAAGCATGGACAGATTGATAAGTGGCTGTCATTGTCTCTGGGAAATAGG GATAAAGCACTGATGGAAGATCCAATTTATGAGGAATTCTGGCAAAGGGATGTGGAGGAATCAACCAGACAAAGAGATGTGAAACCTTTTGTGGAGGAAGCTGCTTTGCAGGTTACAAATTGGGGTTTCAGCCTTTCAGACCTCAAGTTGCAGAAGAGGAAACCGACTAGTGAGTTACTCAGTTGGCTGAAATCAATGTTCACTGAAACTGAGGAATATACAGGATTTCTTGGCCCTATACATATATG GGAATGGATGATAAAGTGGTTCCCCCGTCAATGA
- the LOC106777303 gene encoding uncharacterized protein LOC106777303 produces the protein MDFIEDFTLVSEQRREFANAEDMESDLEFAFRLQLQEALKASLALNPSSSSAVIEQRTVDDEGVLNATSLQNEELARVECEMKDREQSEREMQKTREDLCRRIHDRKVAIDILTISEEDWQQWGDNFEKPFGEGSSSSGRTETEEGLVRIYLKGLVSEENVRGEKVVLSGIGVAICDRSDNLIFEVSKAVIGNGTSKVAVEIKALIEAFNMALALDLKRIVYYTDNYPFLQFVRGKWSARQQKIAMLVDQVHLLQRKFTYCDSRLLARNNFKFAFKLARDAIVSQSMTPAGPGSTRSLNENCAICLEDTDVSQIFSVDGCQHRYCFSCMKQHVEVKLLHGIVPKCPHEGCKYELLVDSCQKFLTQKLTDIMRQRQAEASIPVAEKVYCPYPRCSALMTKTEVFEYSKSLIGESELSGPKKCLKCHGLFCFNCKVPWHSGMTCFMYKTLNPNPPAEDLKLKFLASRSLWRQCVKCNHMIELAEGCYHMTCRCGFEFCYNCGAEWKDKKATCSCPLWAEDNIWMEERELDEIDDDDDEDDDYYDDYDDFGGWR, from the exons ATGGACTTCATAGAAGACTTTACCCTCGTGTCGGAGCAGCGCCGGGAGTTCGCCAACGCCGAGGACATGGAATCCGACCTGGAATTTGCCTTCCGTCTCCAATTGCAGGAGGCTCTCAAGGCCTCCCTCGCTTTGAATCCGTCTTCCTCCTCCGCTGTTATCGAACAGCGTACTGTTGACGACGAAGGCGTGCTAAATGCGACCTCACTGCAGAATGAGGAGTTGGCGCGTGTGGAGTGCGAGATGAAGGACCGGGAGCAGAGCGAGAGGGAAATGCAGAAGACGAGGGAGGATCTCTGTCGAAGGATCCACGACCGGAAGGTGGCGATTGATATATTGACGATTTCTGAGGAGGATTGGCAGCAGTGGGGCGATAACTTTGAGAAGCCGTTCGGTGAGGGTTCATCTTCTTCGGGTAGGACGGAGACTGAGGAAGGCTTGGTTAGGATTTACTTGAAGGGTTTGGTGAGCGAGGAAAACGTGAGGGGGGAGAAGGTTGTGTTATCTGGGATAGGGGTTGCGATTTGTGACCGTAGTGATAATTTGATATTCGAGGTTTCTAAGGCGGTGATTGGGAATGGCACTAGCAAGGTCGCAGTGGAGATTAAGGCGTTGATTGAAGCCTTCAATATGGCCCTTGCTTTGGACTTAAAGCGCATAGTTTACTATACCGATAATTATCCGTTCCTCCAATTT GTGAGAGGAAAATGGTCTGCAAGACAGCAGAAGATTGCCATGTTGGTTGATCAAGTTCATCTGCTTCAGAGGAAGTTTACATACTGCGATTCAAGGCTTTTGGCCAGAAATAATTTCAAGTTTGCATTTAAGCTTGCGAGGGATGCGATTGTGTCTCAATCTATGACACCCGCAGGACCTGGGAGTACGAGGAGTTTGAATGAAAATTGTGCTATATGTTTGGAGGATACTGATGTCAGTCAGATTTTTTCAGTTGATGGATGTCAACACCGCTATTGCTTTTCTTGCATGAAACAACATGTTGAGGTGAAGTTGCTTCATGGAATTGTGCCTAAGTGCCCTCATGAGGGATGTAAGTATGAGCTTCTGGTTGACAGCTGCCAGAAGTTCTTGACTCAAAAGTTAACTGATATCATGCGTCAACGCCAAGCAGAAGCTTCAATTCCTGTTGCTGAAAAAGTTTACTGCCCTTATCCAAGATGCTCTGCATTAATGACAAAAACTGAGGTCTTTGAGTACTCGAAAAGTCTTATTGGTGAATCTGAACTGTCGGGACCCAAGAAATGCTTAAAATGTCACGGCCTTTTCTGTTTTAACTGCAAGGTCCCTTGGCATAGTGGTATGACATGTTTTATGTACAAAACGTTGAATCCCAACCCTCCTGCTGAAGATTTGAAGCTAAAGTTTCTGGCATCAAGGAGCCTATGGCGGCAGTGCGTGAAGTGTAACCATATGATTGAACTTGCCGAAGGTTGCTATCACATGACTTGCAG ATGTGGTTTCGAATTTTGCTATAACTGTGGTGCTGAGTGGAAGGACAAAAAAGCAACGTGTTCTTGCCCGCTCTGGGCAGAAGACAATATTTGGATGGAGGAGAGAGAGTTGGACGAGATTGACGATGATGACGACGAGGACGATGACTACTACGATGACTACGACGACTTTGGAGGTTGGCGTTGA